In a genomic window of Sulfuriferula nivalis:
- the rpsE gene encoding 30S ribosomal protein S5: MAKIETNQESSDGLREKMVAVNRVTKVVKGGRILGFAALTVVGDGDGGIGMGKGKSREVPVAVQKAMDEARRKLTKVNLKNGTLHHAVIGKHGAAVVYMQPASEGTGIIAGGPMRAVFEVMGVHNILAKCIGSTNPYNVVRATINGLMQINSPSEIAAKRGKSVAEITE, translated from the coding sequence ATGGCAAAGATAGAAACTAACCAAGAGAGTAGTGATGGTTTGCGCGAGAAGATGGTCGCCGTTAATCGCGTTACTAAAGTGGTTAAAGGTGGACGTATTTTAGGTTTCGCTGCATTGACTGTTGTTGGTGATGGTGATGGCGGTATTGGTATGGGCAAGGGCAAGTCCCGTGAAGTGCCAGTTGCTGTACAAAAGGCTATGGATGAAGCTCGTCGTAAATTGACTAAAGTTAATTTAAAGAACGGAACCTTGCACCACGCAGTTATTGGTAAACATGGTGCTGCTGTAGTTTATATGCAGCCAGCGTCTGAAGGTACTGGTATCATTGCTGGTGGTCCGATGCGTGCTGTTTTCGAAGTGATGGGTGTTCATAACATTCTTGCTAAGTGCATAGGATCTACTAATCCTTACAACGTTGTTCGTGCAACGATTAACGGTCTAATGCAAATAAACTCTCCTTCAGAAATTGCTGCTAAGCGTGGTAAATCTGTTGCTGAAATTACGGAGTAA
- the rplO gene encoding 50S ribosomal protein L15, translated as MELNNLKPAAGSNKPCRRVGRGIGSGLGKTAGRGHKGQKSRTGGFHKVGFEGGQMPIQRRLPKRGFVSLTAGDTAEVLLSVIDKLPIDQIDILVLKQAGLISARAKTAKIVMTGTISRAVTLQGLTATKAARAAIEAAGGSFQD; from the coding sequence ATGGAATTAAATAATTTAAAGCCAGCTGCTGGTAGTAACAAACCTTGTCGTCGTGTTGGTCGCGGTATTGGTAGTGGTCTAGGGAAAACGGCTGGTCGTGGTCATAAGGGCCAAAAATCACGTACTGGTGGATTCCATAAGGTTGGTTTTGAAGGCGGTCAAATGCCTATTCAACGCCGTCTACCTAAACGTGGTTTCGTTTCATTGACAGCTGGTGATACTGCTGAAGTTTTGTTGAGCGTAATTGATAAGTTGCCTATTGATCAGATTGATATTCTGGTTTTGAAGCAAGCTGGTTTGATTTCAGCTAGAGCGAAAACTGCCAAAATTGTTATGACCGGTACTATTTCTCGTGCAGTAACGCTTCAAGGTTTAACTGCTACTAAAGCTGCTCGTGCTGCTATCGAAGCGGCAGGTGGAAGTTTTCAGGACTAA
- the rpmD gene encoding 50S ribosomal protein L30 codes for MTATAKKIKVTLVKSVIGTKQDHRACVKGLGLRRLNHTVEVLDTPSNRGMINKVYYLVKCEG; via the coding sequence ATGACTGCTACTGCAAAAAAAATTAAAGTGACGTTGGTTAAAAGCGTTATTGGTACGAAGCAAGATCACCGTGCTTGTGTTAAAGGCTTGGGTCTGCGTCGCTTAAATCATACCGTAGAAGTGTTGGATACTCCTTCAAATCGCGGCATGATCAATAAAGTTTATTATCTCGTTAAATGCGAGGGTTGA
- a CDS encoding DEAD/DEAH box helicase — protein MHIRYTLADIKKTFPTIFYDRGLSIYEQHKVQHVGYDDNNNLLLGEVQGSRALPYHQRISLQMRNGKLIIDGACDCPIGRNCKHVIAALIHTLHTPPANEQDLQPITLKSIIPAQKSTYTAQNWLAQIDEALAEVDAPEYPPHEAYRLIYVLAPAMYGSGLTVRLMRSRLKKDGGFGKAMRYTQFFEVALGRGGSVASELDRKLCARIFQSNPLSPSDPKITGAHSGELLHDIISSSRACWQDSESPTLSLGETRECELNWIADEEGNQQLSVPLDANEIVLPITPPWWLNTHTMQCGKLATGIPDHLASILVNSPAIPSEALTEVTHTLKQRLPNITLPEPQSLTTAHLDQVPPNPILILQEIAVNLNDHWKRRDDTSVHLLACAQIAFEYHGIRVNDYSTNASISRRKDNTRYTTVRDLQQEREFSKLIMTHTDLTQVDLLFPALALTKEQATTLSLAQPSDWLDFMIEDVPRLRELGWSVEMTDEFPYSVAEVGDEFSADIEESSGNDWFSLDLGIDVDGERISLLPILAQTFQQYSPDQIRELTNPNCDPKRKLVCMLPDKRMLALPLQRLQGILSVLVELFDGKHSLTVDGKLELSALHATRLAELEANARPRWLGGERLLALGQKLKDFTGIVPVPIPAGLNATLRGYQQEGLNWLQFLREYNLGGILADDMGLGKTLQTLAHVLVEKQAGRADRPSLVIAPTSLMFNWQAEAAKFTPDLKVLLLHGQERKQHFESVAQYDIVLTTYPLLARDKEFLTAQPFHLLILDEAHAIKNPKALSTQIVHQIQARHRLALTGTPMENHLGELWSLFHFLLPGLLGSADTFKRQFRNPIEKHEDKQRSVALAQRVKPFMLRRTKQQVVTELPPKTDIIRSCELIGAQRDLYESVRAVMQDKIRREIDSKGFKKSQIVILDALLKLRQVCCDPRLLKLPTAHRVQQSAKLEMLTSLLPDMIEEGRRVLLFSQFTSMLDLIEPELNSLKIPFVRLTGDTQDRATPVQQFQNGDVPLFLISLKAGGVGLNLTTADTVIHYDPWWNPAVEDQATGRAHRIGQLNPVFAYKLTTIGTVEEKIIKMQDRKRALAQGILGDEGVGVSAFSPDELISLFEPLN, from the coding sequence ATGCACATTCGATATACCCTTGCCGACATTAAAAAAACCTTCCCGACCATCTTTTATGATCGTGGACTCAGCATTTATGAACAACATAAAGTTCAGCACGTTGGTTATGATGACAACAACAACCTTTTATTAGGTGAAGTTCAGGGAAGTCGCGCACTCCCTTACCATCAACGTATCAGCCTGCAAATGCGCAATGGCAAACTTATTATCGATGGTGCATGTGATTGCCCAATAGGACGTAATTGCAAACACGTCATCGCGGCTCTCATACACACGCTACATACACCACCAGCAAATGAACAAGACTTGCAACCCATCACGCTTAAGTCCATCATACCAGCGCAAAAATCGACATATACTGCGCAGAATTGGTTAGCTCAAATTGATGAAGCCCTTGCAGAAGTAGATGCCCCTGAATATCCACCTCACGAAGCATATCGACTGATTTACGTTCTCGCTCCTGCAATGTATGGATCAGGATTAACTGTGCGGCTGATGCGCTCCAGACTTAAAAAGGATGGTGGATTCGGCAAGGCAATGCGCTACACTCAGTTTTTTGAGGTTGCTTTAGGACGCGGTGGCAGCGTGGCTAGCGAGTTAGACAGGAAGTTATGCGCCCGCATATTTCAATCCAACCCATTGTCGCCATCAGATCCGAAGATTACCGGTGCGCATAGCGGCGAATTACTCCACGACATCATAAGCAGCAGCCGCGCTTGCTGGCAAGACAGTGAATCACCCACATTATCTCTTGGCGAAACGCGTGAATGTGAGCTTAACTGGATCGCGGACGAAGAAGGCAATCAGCAACTCAGTGTGCCACTAGATGCTAATGAAATCGTACTGCCGATCACACCACCTTGGTGGCTAAACACCCACACCATGCAATGTGGGAAACTGGCAACAGGCATCCCCGACCACTTAGCCAGCATACTGGTAAACTCTCCCGCAATTCCAAGCGAGGCATTAACTGAAGTTACGCATACATTAAAGCAGCGCCTACCAAACATTACGTTACCTGAACCGCAGTCACTAACGACTGCGCATTTGGATCAAGTCCCACCTAACCCCATACTGATCCTACAGGAAATCGCAGTAAACCTGAATGATCACTGGAAACGACGTGACGATACCAGCGTGCACTTACTCGCATGTGCACAAATCGCTTTTGAATATCATGGAATTCGAGTCAATGACTATTCAACTAACGCGTCAATTAGCCGTCGCAAAGATAACACACGCTACACTACCGTCCGTGATTTGCAGCAAGAGCGTGAATTTTCCAAGCTCATCATGACGCACACTGATTTAACCCAAGTTGATTTACTCTTCCCTGCTCTGGCATTAACAAAGGAACAAGCGACAACTCTCAGCCTGGCGCAGCCATCCGATTGGCTAGATTTCATGATAGAAGACGTACCCAGATTGCGAGAGCTTGGATGGTCCGTTGAAATGACTGATGAGTTTCCATACAGCGTTGCTGAAGTGGGCGATGAATTCAGCGCAGACATAGAAGAAAGCTCTGGCAACGATTGGTTTAGTCTGGATCTGGGTATAGATGTCGATGGTGAACGTATCAGTTTATTACCTATCCTAGCGCAAACTTTCCAACAATATAGCCCAGATCAAATTCGTGAACTCACCAATCCTAACTGTGACCCTAAACGAAAACTGGTTTGCATGTTGCCAGATAAACGCATGTTGGCGTTGCCATTGCAAAGGTTACAAGGAATATTGTCAGTACTCGTGGAATTGTTTGATGGCAAACACAGCCTCACGGTCGATGGGAAATTGGAATTAAGTGCGCTCCATGCCACACGTTTAGCCGAACTGGAAGCCAATGCACGACCAAGATGGTTAGGAGGTGAAAGATTACTGGCGTTAGGTCAAAAACTAAAAGACTTTACTGGCATTGTTCCTGTGCCTATCCCGGCTGGATTAAATGCAACATTGCGCGGATATCAACAAGAGGGGCTGAACTGGCTACAGTTTCTCAGGGAATATAACCTGGGTGGCATCCTAGCTGATGACATGGGGTTAGGTAAAACGCTACAAACGCTGGCACACGTGCTGGTTGAAAAACAAGCAGGGCGCGCCGATCGCCCAAGTCTGGTCATTGCGCCAACGAGTTTAATGTTTAACTGGCAAGCGGAAGCAGCAAAGTTCACACCAGATCTGAAAGTACTGCTTTTACATGGGCAAGAGCGTAAGCAACATTTTGAATCTGTAGCTCAATATGACATAGTGTTGACTACCTATCCTTTATTGGCGCGCGATAAGGAATTTCTAACCGCACAACCTTTTCACCTGCTAATACTTGATGAAGCACATGCTATCAAAAATCCTAAGGCACTTTCTACTCAGATAGTTCATCAAATTCAGGCGCGTCATAGATTGGCTTTAACGGGTACCCCGATGGAAAATCATCTGGGTGAACTATGGTCTTTGTTCCATTTTCTGCTACCAGGATTACTGGGTAGCGCTGATACGTTCAAACGCCAATTTCGTAACCCTATAGAGAAGCATGAAGATAAACAACGTAGTGTTGCACTCGCACAACGCGTCAAGCCATTCATGTTACGACGCACCAAACAACAGGTTGTTACCGAATTACCGCCTAAAACTGACATCATTCGCAGCTGTGAACTGATAGGCGCACAACGTGACTTATACGAGTCTGTACGTGCTGTGATGCAAGATAAAATACGCAGAGAAATTGACAGTAAGGGATTTAAAAAGAGTCAGATTGTTATTCTTGATGCATTATTAAAATTGCGCCAAGTCTGCTGCGATCCGAGATTACTTAAGTTACCCACAGCACATCGCGTGCAGCAATCGGCAAAACTTGAAATGCTAACTTCATTGTTACCAGACATGATAGAAGAAGGGCGTCGCGTGCTGCTATTCTCACAGTTCACATCAATGTTAGATTTAATCGAGCCTGAACTCAATAGTTTAAAAATCCCATTTGTACGCCTAACTGGAGACACCCAAGACAGAGCCACACCAGTTCAGCAATTTCAGAATGGCGATGTGCCATTATTTCTCATTAGTTTGAAAGCCGGTGGAGTCGGTCTTAATTTAACTACAGCAGATACCGTTATTCATTACGACCCGTGGTGGAATCCTGCCGTTGAAGATCAAGCGACAGGCCGCGCACATCGAATTGGTCAATTAAACCCAGTATTCGCATACAAGCTGACTACAATTGGAACCGTTGAAGAAAAGATAATTAAAATGCAGGATAGAAAACGTGCGTTAGCACAAGGAATACTTGGGGATGAAGGTGTCGGAGTCAGTGCATTCAGTCCAGACGAATTAATTAGCTTGTTCGAACCACTAAATTAA
- the infA gene encoding translation initiation factor IF-1: protein MSKEDTIQMQGEILETLPNATFKVKLENGHVVLGHISGKMRMHYIRILPGDKVTVELTPYDLSKARITFRAK, encoded by the coding sequence ATGTCTAAAGAAGATACCATCCAGATGCAGGGTGAAATTTTGGAGACGCTGCCTAATGCGACTTTCAAGGTTAAGCTTGAGAATGGGCACGTAGTATTAGGTCATATTTCTGGAAAAATGCGCATGCATTATATTCGTATTTTACCAGGTGATAAAGTAACGGTTGAACTTACGCCTTATGATTTATCTAAAGCTCGAATTACATTTCGAGCTAAGTAA
- the rplQ gene encoding 50S ribosomal protein L17, giving the protein MRHRLANRKLNRTSSHRAALLRNLTNALLRHEVIKTTLPKAKELRRFAEPFITLGKKPSLANRRLAFNRLRDREMVVKLFDELGPRFATRNGGYLRILKFGFRNGDNAPMALIEMVDRPADAELVEDVAA; this is encoded by the coding sequence ATGCGTCACCGTCTCGCCAATCGTAAATTAAATCGTACTAGTAGTCATCGCGCTGCTTTGTTACGTAACTTGACCAATGCTTTATTGCGTCATGAAGTTATTAAAACAACTTTGCCTAAAGCAAAGGAACTGCGTCGTTTTGCAGAGCCATTCATTACTTTAGGTAAAAAACCTAGTCTTGCTAATCGTCGTTTAGCTTTCAATCGTTTACGTGATCGTGAAATGGTTGTTAAGTTATTTGATGAATTGGGTCCTCGTTTTGCTACACGTAACGGTGGATACTTACGTATCTTAAAATTCGGTTTCCGTAATGGTGATAATGCACCTATGGCATTAATCGAAATGGTAGATCGTCCTGCAGACGCTGAATTAGTAGAAGATGTTGCTGCTTAA
- a CDS encoding DNA-directed RNA polymerase subunit alpha: MQSSTADLLKPRIIDVEAVTPTRARVIMEPFERGYGHTLGNSLRRILLSSMPGAAPTEVSISGVLHEYSTIEGVQEDVVDILLNLKGIALKLNDRSEVTLKLSKSEQGLVTAADIEVPHDVEIVNPDHIIAHLTKGGKIEMEIKVQQGRGYQPVSARRQAEDTQTLGSIKVDSSFSPVRRVAYAVESARVEQRTDLDKLILDVETNGTIDPEEAVRYAARIMVEQLALFADLKGTPVAAEAPKVPQVDPTLLRPVDDLELTVRSANCLKAENIFYIGDLIQRSENELLKTPNLGRKSLNEIKDVLASKGLSLGMKLENWPPVGLEKP, translated from the coding sequence ATGCAAAGTAGCACTGCTGATTTATTAAAGCCACGAATTATAGATGTAGAAGCTGTAACACCAACACGTGCTCGTGTAATTATGGAGCCGTTTGAACGTGGTTATGGTCATACACTAGGCAATTCATTAAGACGTATTTTGTTGTCATCTATGCCTGGTGCAGCACCAACTGAAGTAAGTATCAGTGGTGTGTTGCACGAGTATTCAACCATTGAAGGCGTGCAAGAGGACGTTGTTGACATTCTTTTGAATCTTAAAGGTATCGCGCTTAAGCTTAACGATAGAAGCGAAGTTACGCTTAAATTGAGTAAGTCTGAGCAAGGTTTAGTGACTGCTGCTGATATTGAAGTGCCACACGATGTTGAAATAGTGAACCCGGATCACATTATTGCGCACCTTACCAAAGGTGGCAAGATTGAAATGGAGATCAAAGTTCAGCAAGGGCGTGGTTACCAACCAGTTTCTGCACGTCGTCAGGCTGAAGATACTCAAACTTTGGGTTCAATTAAAGTTGATTCATCATTCAGCCCAGTTCGTCGCGTGGCTTATGCTGTTGAAAGCGCCCGTGTAGAACAGCGTACTGATCTGGATAAGTTGATTTTAGATGTTGAAACCAATGGCACTATTGATCCAGAAGAAGCAGTTCGTTATGCTGCGCGTATTATGGTTGAGCAATTAGCATTGTTTGCTGACTTGAAGGGAACTCCTGTTGCTGCTGAAGCTCCAAAAGTTCCACAGGTTGATCCAACCTTGTTACGTCCAGTTGATGATTTGGAACTGACTGTGCGTTCGGCAAATTGCTTAAAAGCTGAAAACATTTTTTATATCGGTGATTTAATTCAGCGTAGTGAAAATGAATTGTTGAAAACACCAAATTTAGGCCGTAAATCTTTAAATGAAATTAAAGATGTTTTGGCTTCCAAGGGTCTCAGCTTGGGTATGAAACTCGAAAACTGGCCACCAGTTGGGCTTGAGAAGCCTTAA
- the rpsM gene encoding 30S ribosomal protein S13, producing MARIAGVNIPNHQHAEIALTSIYGIGRTTAHMICVNAGVGTTTKIKDLTDADMEKLREGVAKHTVEGDLRREVTMNIKRLMDMGCYRGLRHRRGLPLRGQRTRTNARTRKGPKKAVRASK from the coding sequence ATGGCCCGTATTGCTGGGGTAAACATCCCGAACCACCAACATGCTGAAATTGCATTAACTTCAATTTACGGTATAGGTCGCACCACTGCACACATGATTTGTGTGAATGCGGGTGTTGGTACAACGACTAAGATTAAAGATCTTACTGATGCTGACATGGAAAAACTCCGTGAAGGTGTTGCTAAGCACACTGTAGAAGGTGACTTGCGTCGTGAAGTAACGATGAACATCAAGCGCTTGATGGATATGGGTTGTTATCGTGGTTTGCGTCATCGTCGTGGCTTGCCATTGCGTGGTCAACGCACCCGTACAAATGCTCGTACACGTAAAGGCCCTAAAAAAGCTGTTCGTGCATCGAAATAA
- the rpsK gene encoding 30S ribosomal protein S11, whose translation MAKANIRVRKKVKKNVAEGVAHIHASFNNTIVTITDRQGNALSWATSGGAGFKGSRKSTPFAAQIAAENAGKLAQECGVKNLEVRIKGPGPGRESAVRALNNAGFKITSISDVTPVPHNGCRPPKKRRI comes from the coding sequence ATGGCTAAAGCTAATATAAGAGTACGTAAAAAGGTTAAAAAGAATGTTGCTGAAGGTGTAGCACACATTCATGCTTCTTTTAACAATACCATCGTTACCATCACAGATCGTCAAGGCAATGCGTTGTCTTGGGCTACTTCTGGTGGTGCTGGTTTCAAAGGTTCACGTAAAAGTACACCATTTGCAGCACAGATTGCAGCTGAAAATGCAGGCAAACTAGCTCAAGAATGTGGTGTTAAGAATCTTGAAGTGCGTATTAAGGGTCCTGGACCTGGCCGTGAATCTGCGGTTCGTGCATTAAATAACGCTGGTTTTAAAATTACCAGTATCTCTGACGTGACGCCAGTGCCGCATAATGGTTGCCGTCCGCCTAAGAAACGTCGTATCTAA
- the rpsD gene encoding 30S ribosomal protein S4, with protein MARNLDPKCRQCRREGEKLFLKAEKCFTDKCAIERRPFPPGQHGQKKNNRLSDYGVQLREKQKLRRTYGVLERQFRDLYKEADRQRGVTGETLLQLLEGRLDTVTYRMGFGGSRAESRQVVRHNSILVNGKRVNIPSYAVQPGDVIEVAEKSKQQLRIKAALAAAEQRGFPEWIEVNAKDMKGTYKARPQRAELPATINEQLIVELYSK; from the coding sequence GTGGCCAGAAATTTAGATCCAAAATGCCGCCAGTGTCGTCGCGAAGGCGAGAAACTGTTCTTGAAGGCTGAAAAATGCTTCACTGATAAGTGTGCTATTGAGCGTCGTCCTTTCCCACCAGGTCAGCACGGTCAAAAGAAAAATAATCGCTTGTCTGATTATGGTGTGCAGTTGCGTGAAAAGCAAAAATTGCGTCGTACATACGGCGTTTTAGAGCGCCAATTCCGTGATTTGTACAAAGAAGCTGATCGTCAACGTGGTGTAACAGGTGAAACACTGTTGCAATTACTTGAAGGTCGTCTTGATACTGTTACTTATCGTATGGGCTTTGGCGGTTCACGTGCTGAATCACGTCAAGTAGTTCGTCATAACAGTATTTTAGTTAATGGCAAACGCGTAAATATTCCATCCTATGCTGTACAGCCTGGTGATGTGATTGAAGTAGCTGAGAAATCTAAGCAACAATTGCGTATTAAAGCAGCTTTAGCGGCTGCTGAACAACGTGGTTTCCCTGAGTGGATAGAAGTTAATGCCAAAGATATGAAAGGTACATACAAAGCGCGTCCACAACGTGCTGAATTGCCTGCAACTATCAATGAGCAACTTATTGTTGAATTGTATTCTAAATAA
- the secY gene encoding preprotein translocase subunit SecY: MTATKAKVGAANKFGDLKQRLWFLIGALVVYRIGAHIPVPGIDPVALEHLFKAQQGGILGMFNMFSGGALSRFTVFALGIMPYISASIIMQLLTVVSPQLEALKKEGDSGRRKITQYTRYGTVALALFQGLGIAVALESQAGLVIDPGFLFRITAVMTLVAGTMFLMWLGEQITERGIGNGISMIIFAGIVAGLPHAIGGTLELTSTGAFSIPLVLMLFVAVILVTALVVFVERGQRKVLVNYAKRQVGNKVYGGQSSHLPLKLNMAGVIPPIFASSIILFPATLAGWFGSHESMSWLKDVGSALSPGQPIYVILYATAIVFFCFFYTALVFNPKETADNLKKSGAFVPGIRPGEQTSKYIDKIMTRLTLIGAIYITLVCLLPEFLIVKFNVPFYFGGTSLLIIVVVTMDFMAQVQAYVMSQQYEGLLKKANFKGNGFVSR; the protein is encoded by the coding sequence TTGACTGCTACTAAAGCTAAAGTTGGTGCTGCCAACAAATTCGGTGATCTAAAGCAACGTCTATGGTTTTTAATAGGTGCTTTGGTGGTATATCGTATTGGTGCTCATATACCTGTTCCAGGTATAGACCCGGTGGCACTAGAGCATTTATTTAAAGCGCAACAGGGTGGAATCTTAGGCATGTTTAACATGTTCTCAGGTGGTGCTTTGTCACGATTTACTGTTTTTGCTTTGGGAATAATGCCTTATATTTCCGCATCTATCATTATGCAATTGCTGACTGTAGTTTCACCGCAGCTAGAAGCTTTGAAGAAAGAGGGCGATTCGGGTCGTCGTAAAATTACACAATATACTCGTTATGGCACTGTAGCTTTGGCGCTGTTTCAAGGGTTAGGTATTGCAGTTGCATTGGAGTCACAGGCTGGTTTAGTTATAGATCCTGGCTTCTTGTTTCGAATTACCGCTGTAATGACTTTAGTTGCTGGCACGATGTTTCTAATGTGGCTGGGTGAGCAGATAACTGAACGCGGTATTGGTAATGGTATATCGATGATCATCTTTGCAGGTATAGTTGCAGGTTTGCCGCACGCAATCGGTGGTACTCTAGAGTTGACTAGTACTGGTGCATTTTCAATTCCTTTGGTGTTGATGTTGTTTGTCGCAGTTATTTTAGTAACGGCTTTGGTTGTATTTGTTGAGCGCGGTCAGCGTAAAGTACTTGTTAATTATGCCAAGCGACAAGTTGGTAATAAGGTTTATGGTGGTCAAAGTTCACATTTGCCTTTGAAGTTGAATATGGCTGGTGTAATCCCACCTATCTTTGCTTCTAGTATTATTTTGTTTCCTGCCACATTGGCAGGGTGGTTTGGTAGTCATGAAAGTATGAGTTGGTTGAAGGATGTGGGTTCTGCACTTTCACCTGGTCAGCCAATATACGTGATTCTTTATGCAACTGCTATTGTGTTCTTTTGTTTTTTCTACACTGCGTTGGTGTTCAATCCAAAAGAGACTGCAGATAATTTGAAGAAAAGTGGTGCATTTGTTCCAGGTATACGTCCTGGTGAGCAAACATCAAAGTACATAGATAAGATAATGACAAGGCTAACGTTGATAGGTGCAATTTACATTACCTTGGTTTGTTTACTACCTGAATTCTTGATAGTGAAGTTTAATGTGCCTTTTTACTTTGGCGGTACTTCATTGTTAATTATTGTGGTTGTAACTATGGATTTCATGGCGCAAGTTCAAGCCTATGTCATGTCGCAACAATATGAAGGTTTGCTCAAAAAGGCAAATTTTAAAGGTAATGGTTTTGTTTCACGTTAA
- the rpmJ gene encoding 50S ribosomal protein L36: MRVQASVKKICRKCKIVRRKGVVRVICEDPRHKQRQG; this comes from the coding sequence ATGAGAGTACAGGCATCGGTAAAGAAAATTTGCCGTAAATGTAAGATTGTTCGCCGTAAAGGTGTTGTTCGTGTGATCTGTGAGGATCCGCGTCACAAGCAACGTCAAGGATGA